The proteins below come from a single Chryseobacterium sp. MA9 genomic window:
- a CDS encoding glycoside hydrolase family 43 protein gives MKQNIMDLTFFRNKTHVLAAAALLSVTTISAQTFSDFTYHGNDKIYNDNPLKPDEFYSPILQGCYPDPSITRKEEDYYLVNSSFSMFPGVPIFTSKDLVNWKQVGHVLDRPSQLKVEKSGVSHGIYAPDIKYNRHNDTFYMITTQFAGGIGNMVVKTKDPSKGWSEVQKLNFDGIDPAIFFDDDGKAYIVHNDAPPQGTEQYNGHRVIKIWEYDLEKDQVVPGSDKIIVNGGVDLSQKPIWIEGPHIYKKNGKYYLMCAEGGTGGNHSEVIFMSDSPKGPYVPAGNNPILTQRYFPKDRKEKVDWAGHADLVKTPNGQYYGVFLAIRPNEKNRVNKGRETFILPVDWSGTYPVFQNGLVPMKPKLKLPEGAQNHNGQNGFFPNGNFTYADKLTDKNLDYRWIAMRGPRESFINITKNGVKVNPFATNIKALAPVSALFHRLQHESFETSVTLDFKPKSEKELAGITCYQSEKFNYVFGITKKDKDFYIVLERTEKGESKLIASEKISLSKPVKLQVVADKDENSFNYSVDGKSYKNLGGPVSGDILSTDVAGGFTGSLIGLYSTSSNDIVPE, from the coding sequence ATGAAACAGAATATAATGGATTTAACTTTTTTCAGGAATAAAACTCATGTCCTTGCGGCAGCGGCTTTACTTTCAGTGACTACTATTTCTGCCCAAACATTCTCCGACTTTACTTACCACGGAAATGATAAAATATATAATGACAACCCTCTCAAGCCGGATGAGTTCTACTCGCCGATCCTTCAGGGATGTTATCCCGATCCCAGCATTACCAGAAAAGAGGAAGACTATTATCTCGTTAACTCCTCATTTTCAATGTTCCCGGGCGTCCCGATTTTTACTTCTAAAGATCTGGTGAACTGGAAACAGGTAGGGCACGTCCTGGACAGACCTTCACAGCTTAAAGTTGAAAAATCAGGTGTTTCGCACGGAATTTATGCGCCGGACATCAAATACAACAGGCACAACGACACTTTTTATATGATCACTACCCAGTTTGCGGGAGGTATTGGAAATATGGTCGTAAAAACAAAAGATCCGTCAAAAGGATGGAGCGAAGTTCAGAAACTGAATTTTGACGGTATTGATCCGGCTATTTTCTTTGATGATGATGGAAAAGCATATATCGTTCACAACGATGCTCCACCACAAGGTACCGAGCAGTACAACGGCCACCGCGTCATTAAAATCTGGGAATATGATCTCGAAAAAGACCAGGTCGTGCCTGGTTCGGATAAAATTATTGTCAACGGTGGAGTTGATCTTTCCCAAAAACCGATCTGGATTGAAGGCCCTCATATTTACAAAAAGAACGGTAAATATTACCTGATGTGTGCAGAAGGAGGAACTGGAGGGAATCACAGCGAAGTTATTTTTATGTCTGATTCTCCAAAAGGACCTTATGTTCCGGCGGGTAATAACCCGATTCTGACACAGCGTTATTTCCCAAAAGACAGAAAAGAAAAGGTAGACTGGGCGGGCCATGCAGATTTGGTGAAAACACCAAATGGCCAATATTACGGAGTATTTCTGGCGATACGTCCCAACGAGAAAAACCGTGTTAACAAAGGCCGTGAAACGTTCATTCTTCCGGTTGACTGGAGCGGAACCTATCCTGTTTTCCAAAACGGGCTGGTTCCGATGAAACCAAAACTGAAATTGCCTGAAGGAGCTCAGAATCACAACGGACAAAACGGATTTTTTCCCAACGGAAACTTTACCTATGCCGATAAGCTGACAGATAAAAATCTTGATTACCGATGGATTGCCATGCGCGGACCTCGTGAAAGCTTCATCAATATTACCAAAAACGGTGTGAAAGTAAATCCTTTTGCAACCAATATCAAAGCATTGGCCCCGGTTTCAGCACTGTTCCACAGATTACAGCATGAATCTTTTGAAACCTCTGTAACCCTTGATTTTAAGCCTAAATCAGAAAAAGAGCTGGCGGGAATTACCTGTTATCAAAGTGAAAAATTCAATTATGTTTTCGGAATCACAAAAAAGGATAAAGATTTCTACATCGTATTGGAAAGAACCGAAAAAGGAGAATCAAAGTTAATTGCAAGCGAGAAAATTTCATTATCCAAACCGGTTAAACTGCAGGTGGTGGCTGATAAGGATGAAAATAGCTTTAATTATTCTGTGGATGGTAAGAGCTACAAAAATCTAGGAGGACCGGTTTCAGGGGATATTCTTTCTACTGATGTGGCGGGAGGTTTTACAGGAAGCCTTATTGGCCTGTACAGTACCTCTTCCAATGATATCGTACCGGAATAG
- a CDS encoding glycoside hydrolase 43 family protein, whose product MKIKKSYIVSLLGFIGLNLLSAQVNPSGKQSTAFTNPIIWADAPDLSITRNGNDFYLISTTMHLMPGAPVMHSRDLVHWEMSGYVFDTLNDNSKYNLLNGTVYGRGQWASSIRYHKGKYYVLFSPNDEPFKSYFYVTDNPEKGNWKLITRTRHFHDASLFFDDDDKVYVFTSNKVFELSPDFKEVIGNPDGTEVFQKDASETGLLEGNQIIKRNGKYYMMMISWPRNGKRRQVIYRADKVAGPYEKKVILEDNFLGFSYAGQGALIDDKNGNWYSLIFQDRNGVGRVPILLPVQWENDWPVLGDNGKVPLKGEVPLPPFKAKNHLVESDEFSDKKMKIQWQWNHNPVNEAWSLSERKGFLRLKTSRVVDNLYAAPNTLTQRMEGPTSSAVVAMDLKGMKDGDVAGFSAFNGDSGILSIMKEGNEKFIVFSTNEVSLDSKTKAITEVKKEEKKRIRINSDKVFLRIDANFNLGKDLADFYYSTDQKNWTEMAKDYKMIFDYRRFFMGSKFAIFNYATKNTGGFIDVDFFRVNEAGK is encoded by the coding sequence TTGAAAATCAAAAAATCTTATATAGTTTCTTTATTGGGGTTTATCGGGCTGAATCTTCTTTCAGCCCAGGTAAATCCTTCTGGAAAACAGAGTACAGCGTTTACTAATCCTATCATATGGGCTGATGCACCGGATTTATCCATTACCAGAAACGGAAATGATTTTTACCTGATCAGTACCACAATGCATCTGATGCCGGGAGCACCGGTGATGCACTCCAGGGATCTGGTACATTGGGAAATGTCAGGTTATGTTTTTGATACTTTAAATGATAATTCAAAATATAATCTATTGAATGGAACGGTTTACGGGAGAGGCCAATGGGCTTCTTCAATCCGCTACCATAAAGGAAAATACTATGTTTTATTTTCTCCGAATGATGAACCTTTCAAATCTTATTTCTATGTGACGGATAATCCTGAAAAAGGAAACTGGAAGCTCATCACCAGAACACGGCATTTTCATGATGCTTCTCTGTTTTTTGATGATGATGACAAAGTATATGTTTTCACTTCCAACAAAGTTTTTGAACTGAGTCCTGATTTTAAAGAGGTCATAGGAAATCCGGATGGAACTGAAGTGTTTCAGAAAGATGCTTCGGAAACCGGACTTCTGGAAGGAAATCAGATCATCAAAAGAAACGGAAAATACTACATGATGATGATTTCATGGCCCAGAAACGGAAAACGCCGTCAGGTAATCTACAGAGCGGATAAAGTGGCAGGCCCTTATGAGAAAAAAGTAATTCTGGAAGACAATTTTTTAGGATTTTCCTATGCAGGTCAGGGAGCTTTAATAGATGATAAGAACGGAAACTGGTATTCTCTTATTTTCCAGGACAGAAATGGAGTAGGGCGCGTCCCGATTTTATTGCCTGTTCAATGGGAAAACGATTGGCCGGTCTTGGGAGATAACGGAAAAGTTCCTCTGAAAGGTGAAGTTCCTCTTCCGCCATTCAAAGCAAAAAATCATTTGGTGGAAAGTGATGAGTTTTCTGACAAAAAAATGAAGATCCAGTGGCAGTGGAATCATAATCCGGTGAATGAAGCATGGTCTTTATCCGAAAGAAAAGGATTTCTCAGACTGAAAACGAGCAGAGTCGTAGACAATCTGTACGCGGCACCCAATACTTTAACCCAGAGAATGGAAGGTCCGACTTCTTCAGCGGTTGTCGCGATGGATCTTAAAGGAATGAAAGATGGAGATGTTGCGGGTTTCAGCGCTTTCAACGGTGATTCCGGTATCTTGTCAATAATGAAGGAGGGTAATGAAAAATTTATCGTTTTTTCAACCAATGAAGTGAGCCTGGATAGTAAAACAAAAGCCATTACGGAGGTTAAAAAAGAAGAAAAAAAACGCATTCGTATCAACTCAGATAAGGTTTTCCTTCGTATTGATGCCAATTTTAACCTTGGGAAAGATCTTGCAGACTTTTATTACAGCACCGATCAGAAAAACTGGACGGAAATGGCAAAAGACTATAAAATGATTTTTGATTACCGTAGATTTTTTATGGGGTCGAAGTTTGCAATTTTTAATTATGCCACTAAAAATACCGGAGGATTCATAGATGTAGATTTTTTCAGAGTCAATGAAGCAGGAAAATAG
- a CDS encoding esterase family protein, protein MNKSVVLALSFMLSGVFISAQVFEKKVPQDFDTEKKEILHGKIDTIQYSSVTVGTTRKALVYTPPGYKKGTKYPVLYLLHGIGGDEKEWFRNGNPHIILDNLYAKGKLTPMIVVLPNGRAMKDDRATGDIMAKDKVEAFATFEKDLLNDLIPFIEKRYPVKKDRNDRAIAGLSMGGVQTLNFGLGNIDRFAWIGAFSAAPNTKEPQLLLPDPSKAKELKLLWISCGDQDRLMPFSKRTSDYLTENKIPHIFYVEPGGHDFKVWKNDLYLFSQLLFKPIKQEDINLMLKSE, encoded by the coding sequence ATGAATAAATCAGTTGTATTAGCATTAAGTTTCATGCTGTCAGGAGTTTTTATTTCTGCGCAAGTTTTTGAGAAAAAAGTACCACAGGATTTTGATACGGAGAAAAAAGAAATTCTACACGGAAAGATTGATACCATACAATATTCTTCAGTAACGGTTGGTACTACGCGAAAAGCATTGGTGTATACTCCTCCCGGATACAAAAAAGGCACTAAGTATCCTGTTTTATATCTGCTTCATGGTATTGGGGGAGATGAAAAAGAATGGTTCAGAAACGGAAATCCCCATATTATTTTAGATAATCTGTATGCCAAAGGAAAACTTACTCCAATGATTGTTGTACTGCCTAACGGAAGGGCTATGAAAGATGACAGAGCAACAGGAGATATCATGGCAAAAGATAAAGTAGAGGCTTTTGCAACATTTGAGAAAGACCTGCTGAATGATCTGATTCCATTTATTGAAAAAAGATATCCGGTAAAAAAAGACAGAAACGACAGAGCCATTGCGGGACTTTCTATGGGTGGTGTGCAGACCCTGAATTTCGGGCTGGGAAATATTGACAGGTTCGCCTGGATAGGTGCCTTTTCCGCAGCTCCGAATACCAAAGAGCCCCAGCTTCTTCTTCCGGATCCATCCAAAGCTAAGGAATTAAAGCTTCTCTGGATTTCATGTGGAGATCAGGACAGACTGATGCCTTTCAGCAAAAGAACAAGCGACTATCTTACAGAAAATAAAATTCCTCATATTTTTTATGTAGAACCGGGCGGCCACGATTTCAAAGTCTGGAAAAATGATCTGTATCTGTTTTCACAACTTCTTTTCAAACCCATAAAGCAGGAAGATATTAATCTCATGCTGAAGTCAGAATAA
- a CDS encoding glycoside hydrolase family 43 protein, translating into MNIRKIHISCIAIVGLFSMGFAQNPIIQTNYTADPAPMVYNDRLYVYTTHDEDESTWFTMNDWKVYSTNDMVNWTDHGTILSYKDFDWAKRDAWAAQCIERNGKFFMYIPMWSKTNNKGAIGVAVGDSPFGPFHDPLGKPLVQSEWGDIDPTVFVDDEGQAHMYWGNPKLKYVKLNEDMISYSGNIIEVPMTEESFGKRDGKPNPERPTKYEEGPWLYKRKNLYYLFWPGGPLPEFIGYSTSKKAEGPWKYGGIIMPAEGKSFTNHPGVIDFRGKTYFFYHNGALPGGSGFTRSVSLEELTFNKDGSISPFKMTNGITKAIAAVNPYSFNQAEMIAWSENVKSYQNKEAGVFIKAKKNGAYTSVKNVDFRKKGASAFSARVGTTHNSDVTMTIHLDAVNGPVAATVKVPMTGGDDRWETVKVQITEKITGVHDLYFVFNGKASTDIMYFDYWTFLENN; encoded by the coding sequence ATGAATATCCGCAAAATACATATCAGTTGCATTGCTATAGTAGGTTTATTTTCGATGGGATTTGCTCAGAATCCTATCATTCAGACCAATTATACTGCAGATCCCGCACCGATGGTTTATAATGATAGACTGTATGTGTATACCACACACGATGAAGATGAGTCCACCTGGTTTACCATGAACGACTGGAAAGTCTATTCCACCAATGATATGGTCAACTGGACAGACCATGGGACAATTCTCTCGTATAAAGATTTTGACTGGGCAAAACGCGATGCTTGGGCCGCACAATGTATAGAAAGGAACGGGAAATTTTTTATGTATATCCCGATGTGGTCAAAAACCAATAACAAAGGCGCTATAGGGGTTGCTGTCGGCGACAGTCCGTTTGGGCCTTTCCATGATCCGCTGGGAAAACCTCTGGTTCAGAGCGAATGGGGTGATATTGATCCTACAGTTTTTGTGGATGATGAAGGCCAGGCCCATATGTACTGGGGAAATCCCAAATTGAAATATGTCAAGCTGAATGAAGATATGATTTCCTATTCCGGAAACATCATAGAAGTTCCGATGACAGAAGAATCATTTGGAAAAAGAGATGGAAAACCCAATCCGGAAAGACCAACAAAATATGAAGAAGGCCCGTGGCTGTACAAAAGAAAAAATCTGTATTATCTTTTCTGGCCGGGTGGTCCGCTTCCTGAATTCATAGGATATTCTACCAGCAAAAAAGCAGAAGGCCCTTGGAAATATGGAGGAATTATCATGCCTGCTGAAGGAAAGTCATTCACCAATCATCCCGGTGTTATTGATTTCCGGGGGAAAACCTATTTCTTTTATCACAATGGTGCGTTGCCGGGCGGAAGCGGTTTTACAAGATCGGTAAGTCTGGAAGAGCTTACTTTCAATAAAGATGGCTCTATTTCACCCTTTAAAATGACCAATGGAATTACAAAAGCTATTGCTGCAGTTAATCCCTATTCGTTCAATCAGGCAGAAATGATTGCCTGGTCAGAAAATGTAAAATCTTATCAGAATAAAGAGGCTGGTGTTTTCATCAAAGCAAAGAAAAATGGTGCTTATACCAGTGTAAAGAATGTGGATTTCCGAAAAAAAGGAGCCAGTGCTTTCTCTGCAAGGGTAGGAACTACCCATAACAGTGACGTCACAATGACCATTCATCTGGATGCTGTGAACGGACCGGTTGCCGCGACGGTAAAGGTTCCGATGACGGGTGGAGATGACCGCTGGGAAACGGTAAAAGTTCAGATTACCGAAAAGATTACCGGTGTTCATGATCTGTACTTTGTATTCAATGGCAAAGCCTCAACAGATATTATGTATTTCGATTACTGGACCTTTCTTGAAAATAATTAA
- a CDS encoding glycoside hydrolase family 97 protein → MRKKVLYLLFSFFLISKSFAQVAEVASPDGHLKLHVFSEDGKAWYNVILQEKIMLEKSPLGLVTNESDFSKNLKFTDSQKDLVSKKYTNAKIKKSEIDYKANTLSVNFINADQHQINIEFQVSNNNIAFRYNIPPMKERLSVVVQSETTGYRFPIQTTTFLSPMMKPMTGFARTAPSYESGYKADAEMGMSSDYGYVFPGLFHIGNEGWVLLSETGVNSSYCASHLETTAEKSLYKVAYPNIAENNGFGSIGAAVSLPGKTPWRTITVGSSLKPIVETTIPFDVVDPMYEPSQDYQFGKSTWSWILWQDKSMNYDDQVKFIDLAAALKYQFILMDALWDKNIGKERMKNLIQYAKSRNVGVLLWYNSNGAANDAPMGPRNKMSSSIERKKEMKWLKEAGVKGLKVDFLGGDKQEIMRLYEDILSDANDFGLTIIFHGATVPRGWEVMYPNYAGSEAVLASEMLYFSEDVRKQEAFFATLHPFIRNTVGSMEFGGTFLNKYLTESNRDKNKRHTTDGFQLATAVLFQNPVQMFGVMPNNLTDAPEFQLSFMKEVPTLWDETVFIDGYPGKYAVVARRHADEWYVAGVNAEKQSRKLKIKLPMFAGKNLKLINDDAKGNSSEKEVKVNVKGDFTIEIQSQGGFVLKN, encoded by the coding sequence ATGAGAAAAAAAGTTTTATATCTACTATTCAGTTTTTTTCTGATCAGCAAAAGTTTTGCACAGGTAGCAGAAGTTGCAAGCCCTGATGGACACCTGAAGCTTCATGTCTTTTCAGAAGATGGAAAAGCATGGTATAATGTTATCCTTCAGGAAAAAATAATGCTTGAAAAATCCCCGCTGGGCTTGGTAACCAATGAGTCCGATTTTTCAAAGAATCTGAAATTTACTGACAGCCAAAAAGACTTGGTTTCTAAGAAATACACAAATGCAAAGATCAAAAAATCTGAGATTGATTATAAGGCAAATACTTTATCGGTTAATTTCATCAATGCAGACCAACATCAAATAAACATTGAATTTCAGGTCAGCAACAACAATATTGCTTTCCGCTACAATATTCCACCCATGAAAGAACGGCTGAGTGTTGTGGTACAATCAGAAACTACAGGTTATAGATTCCCGATACAGACAACTACTTTTCTTTCACCTATGATGAAGCCAATGACAGGTTTTGCCCGTACAGCACCAAGCTACGAAAGCGGTTATAAAGCCGATGCTGAGATGGGAATGTCGTCTGATTACGGATACGTTTTCCCTGGTCTGTTCCATATCGGAAATGAAGGTTGGGTATTGCTTTCCGAGACAGGAGTGAACAGTTCGTATTGTGCTTCACACCTTGAAACCACAGCAGAAAAAAGTCTTTACAAAGTAGCTTATCCGAACATTGCTGAAAATAACGGTTTCGGAAGTATCGGAGCAGCAGTCTCACTTCCCGGAAAGACGCCGTGGAGAACAATTACAGTAGGCAGCTCCCTGAAACCCATTGTAGAAACTACCATTCCTTTTGATGTGGTAGATCCGATGTATGAGCCTTCACAGGACTATCAGTTCGGAAAATCTACATGGAGCTGGATTCTTTGGCAGGATAAAAGTATGAACTATGATGATCAGGTGAAATTCATAGACCTTGCTGCTGCGCTGAAATATCAGTTTATTCTTATGGATGCACTTTGGGATAAAAATATTGGAAAAGAACGAATGAAAAACCTTATTCAATATGCAAAATCCAGAAATGTAGGCGTGTTGCTCTGGTATAATTCCAACGGTGCGGCTAATGATGCGCCCATGGGGCCTAGAAATAAAATGAGCTCATCCATTGAACGGAAAAAAGAAATGAAATGGCTGAAAGAAGCAGGCGTAAAAGGATTGAAAGTAGATTTCTTAGGAGGAGACAAACAGGAAATCATGCGTCTTTACGAAGATATTCTGTCAGATGCCAATGATTTTGGATTAACCATTATTTTTCACGGGGCTACTGTACCTAGAGGCTGGGAAGTGATGTACCCGAATTACGCAGGAAGCGAAGCCGTTCTTGCCTCAGAAATGCTTTATTTCTCAGAAGATGTACGGAAACAGGAAGCTTTTTTTGCCACACTTCATCCTTTCATCAGAAATACAGTGGGAAGTATGGAATTCGGAGGTACTTTCCTCAATAAATATTTAACGGAATCCAACAGGGATAAAAATAAAAGACATACAACAGATGGTTTTCAGCTGGCTACAGCAGTCCTGTTTCAAAATCCTGTTCAGATGTTTGGTGTAATGCCGAATAACCTGACCGATGCTCCGGAATTTCAGCTCAGTTTTATGAAAGAAGTTCCGACACTTTGGGATGAGACAGTTTTCATAGACGGCTATCCCGGGAAATATGCTGTGGTTGCGAGAAGACATGCGGATGAATGGTATGTGGCAGGCGTAAATGCTGAGAAGCAATCCCGGAAACTGAAAATAAAACTGCCGATGTTCGCCGGGAAAAACTTGAAACTTATCAATGATGATGCAAAAGGAAATTCATCAGAGAAAGAAGTAAAAGTGAATGTAAAAGGAGATTTTACGATTGAAATTCAGTCGCAGGGTGGTTTTGTACTGAAAAATTAA
- a CDS encoding SGNH/GDSL hydrolase family protein: MRFKNLYIFIISGFLVSCSSSQSLEKHSSKDQWLTTWATAPQLVEPKNLPPEPGLSGNTMRQIVRVSVGGKKLRLRFSNRYSTDSLAVKAVSIAVPSDSSNVDAATVRSLTFGKKNNFKIAPGSDIYSDEVNFNLKPNSLLAITISYGKVTQSVTGHPGSRTTSFIVKGEQASSAVLKNPVKTDHWYSLFNIDVKTSEPSHAVAIMGNSITDGRGSGTNRQNRWPDIFSERLLANPSTRNVSVLNFGIGGNCVVRGGLGPTALDRFDYNILNQQGVKWLIILEGVNDLGGTRDPDDASKRTEELIAAYQVMIDKAHANGIKVYGATILPFGRSFYDKPFRIEAWKKVNDWIRNSGKFDAVIDFAKQMQSENPEVILNDMHDHDFLHPNEAGYKRMGEFVDLNLFKN, from the coding sequence ATGCGCTTCAAAAACTTATACATCTTTATCATTTCGGGATTTTTGGTTTCCTGCTCTTCCTCCCAGAGTTTGGAGAAGCATTCATCCAAAGATCAGTGGCTCACTACCTGGGCAACGGCTCCCCAATTGGTGGAACCCAAAAACCTTCCGCCGGAACCGGGACTTTCGGGGAACACCATGCGTCAGATTGTGCGTGTATCTGTGGGTGGAAAAAAATTGCGGTTACGTTTTTCCAATAGGTATTCTACAGACAGCCTTGCAGTAAAAGCCGTTTCTATTGCCGTGCCTTCTGATAGCAGCAATGTAGATGCAGCTACTGTCAGATCATTAACGTTTGGGAAGAAAAACAATTTTAAAATTGCTCCCGGATCTGATATTTATTCTGATGAAGTGAACTTTAACCTGAAGCCTAATTCGTTGCTGGCTATTACAATTTCCTATGGAAAAGTAACCCAATCTGTCACCGGGCATCCGGGGTCAAGAACAACCTCTTTTATTGTTAAAGGTGAGCAGGCGAGTTCAGCAGTATTAAAAAATCCTGTAAAAACAGATCATTGGTATTCGCTTTTTAACATCGATGTAAAGACCAGTGAACCCTCACATGCGGTGGCTATTATGGGAAACTCCATTACCGACGGAAGAGGATCGGGAACCAACAGACAGAATCGTTGGCCGGATATTTTTTCGGAGCGGTTACTGGCAAATCCTTCAACCAGAAATGTAAGTGTCCTTAATTTCGGAATTGGTGGGAATTGTGTAGTGCGAGGAGGTTTGGGTCCTACAGCATTAGACCGTTTTGATTATAACATCCTCAATCAGCAGGGCGTAAAATGGTTGATCATTCTGGAAGGAGTGAATGATCTGGGAGGAACAAGAGATCCTGATGACGCCTCCAAAAGAACAGAAGAACTGATTGCCGCTTACCAGGTGATGATCGATAAGGCACATGCTAACGGAATCAAAGTGTACGGAGCAACGATTCTTCCTTTCGGAAGGTCATTCTACGACAAGCCTTTCCGTATCGAGGCCTGGAAAAAAGTAAACGACTGGATCAGAAACAGCGGGAAGTTTGATGCCGTCATAGATTTTGCAAAACAAATGCAAAGTGAAAATCCGGAAGTCATCTTAAACGATATGCACGACCATGATTTTCTTCATCCCAATGAAGCCGGTTACAAAAGAATGGGAGAATTTGTGGATCTGAACTTATTTAAAAATTAA